The sequence CGCCGGAGTGACCTCGCCCGCCCGGCGCTGTCACGCCGTCCCGCGGCGCGCGAAGGCGCTGTCGCCGAGCTTCGCGAAGAGTTCGGCGGTGTCCTCGTACACCTCCCGCGCGCCCGCCGCGACGAGGTCCGCGCGGGGCACTCCGCCGCTCAGGACACCGATCGCGTGGAGCCCGGCCGCCCGCGCGGCGCGCATGTCCCAGACCGAGTCGCCGACGAAGACGGACCCCGCCGCCTCGGCGTCGACCTGTTCGAGGGCGTGGAGCACGGGATCGGGGGCGGGTTTGCCCGCCGCCACGTCGTCGGCGCTCGCGGTCGCGTCGATCGCGTCGTCGGCGTCGAGCGCGGCGCGCAGGGCGGCGAGTTCGGGACCGCCCGCCGAGGTCGCGAGGACGACCGGCCAGCCCTCGACGTGGAGCTGGCGCAGGAGGTCGGCGGCGCGGTCGAAGGGCGCGAGACGGTCGTAGTACGTGCCGTACAGGGCCTTGTGCCCGGCGCTGATGTCCGCGTCGCCGTCCCGGTCGTGGTCTTCGCCGAGGACGTGCGCGAGGAGGTCGGCCGAGCCGAGCCCGATCGCGCCGAGAATCCTGGTGAACGGCACCCGGTGCCCGGCCTGCCGCAGCGCCTCCCACCAGCAGACGGTGTGGAGGTGGTTGGTGTCGACGAGCGTGCCGTCCACGTCGAAGACTGCGGCGGGCGTGTTCACGGGGGCCTCCAGCGGGGGACGGGTCGGGCTCGTCAGTGCGGGCGGGCGGTTCCCGCGCCGCGCGGGCCGGTCAGTGCGGGCGGGCGCTTCCCGCGCCGCGCGGGCCGCCCTCGCGGCGCCACGCCCTGGCGAGCGCGGGCGAGGGGCGGACGGGCACCCTGGGCTGCGGTCGCGGGGTGTGTCCCGCGGGGCCGCCGCGCACCCGCCGCACGGCACCGGGGACGGTGGCGGCGACGTGCAGGGCGCGCACGAGCCCCGTGAGGTGGAAGACGCGCCGCGCCGCCGGGTACTCGGCGGCGACGCACAGCACGCCGCCCGGCGCCGTACGGCTCCCCACGCGCAGCAGGATGCGCAGCGCCTGCGGGGTCACGACACGGGACCGCACCCGCACCACGACGATCCGGGCCGGGTGGCGCTCGACGGTCGTGCGCAGGGCCGCCTCGGCGGCCACCTCGTTGTCGAGGTCGACGAGCGTGTCGAAGGGCACGACGAGGAGCGCGGCGGGCGCCTTCTGCGGCGGCGCGGGCGTCTCGGGGGGTGCGTCGGACGTGTCGCTACGGCTCACGGAACCTCCTCACCTTCGAGTGTGCCCCGGGTCACGGGCGGCGCGCAAAGGGTGGGCCTGGCCGTACGGGGCGCTGTACTGGTCCGCCCTCCCCGCACGGGCGCGGCGCGCGGAGGTTGCCACGGCGGGTCACAGAGGTAGTGCGGAGGGGGAGCATGGTACCCACGGGGCGCCGCCACCCCGCCGCCTACACCGGCCCCGCGCCCCGTACCGGCTCCGTCTCCTCCGCGGCGGCGAGCAGGGCGAGCCGGGCCAGCCGTGCGCCGTAGCCGCCGCTCGCGCGCGGGTGCAGGCGGGCCGAGGTGCCCACGGGAGAGCGGCGGGTGCGCAGGACGCGGTGGCCGCCCGACTCCAGGGCGTGGACGAGGGCGCGGTCCTCGCCCGTCGCGAGGGGCGGGAAGCCGCCCACGCCGAGGTAGGCGTCCGCCCGTACGCCGAGGTTGGCGCCGTGGACGTGCGGGTGCCGGGCGCCCCCGGCCGCGCGGTACAGGACCGCCTCGCGGTGGAGCAGCCCGGCGAGGGCGGGGT comes from Streptomyces sp. Tu6071 and encodes:
- a CDS encoding HAD family hydrolase translates to MNTPAAVFDVDGTLVDTNHLHTVCWWEALRQAGHRVPFTRILGAIGLGSADLLAHVLGEDHDRDGDADISAGHKALYGTYYDRLAPFDRAADLLRQLHVEGWPVVLATSAGGPELAALRAALDADDAIDATASADDVAAGKPAPDPVLHALEQVDAEAAGSVFVGDSVWDMRAARAAGLHAIGVLSGGVPRADLVAAGAREVYEDTAELFAKLGDSAFARRGTA